The following coding sequences lie in one Sedimentibacter sp. MB35-C1 genomic window:
- a CDS encoding ABC transporter permease has product MVKKYLSKIYMGLIFLFLYAPIIVLAVFSFNESKSRGNWTGFSLKWYVELFYDKDIRSAFYYTITIAIISAVISTILGAIAAIGINAINGKLKSLLLNVNYLPVVNPDIVTGISLMILYISFNINFGFNTMLISHIVFSTPYVILSILPKLRQLDVHMTEAAMDLGATPMYALRKVIIPEIKPGIVAGFLMAFTLSIDDFIISYFTKGEGVTNLSIVIYSMARRGVRPTINALSTIMLAVVLLLMILINKKSNGVEKSKKLQKARYKS; this is encoded by the coding sequence TTGGTAAAAAAATATTTGTCAAAAATCTATATGGGACTGATATTTTTGTTCCTTTACGCACCTATTATAGTGCTTGCCGTCTTTTCATTTAATGAATCTAAATCAAGAGGAAACTGGACAGGATTTTCACTAAAATGGTACGTTGAACTGTTTTATGACAAGGATATACGATCAGCGTTTTATTACACGATAACAATAGCGATAATTTCAGCTGTCATATCTACAATTCTGGGTGCAATAGCAGCAATCGGAATTAACGCCATAAACGGAAAGCTTAAATCATTGCTTCTGAACGTTAACTATCTTCCCGTTGTGAACCCGGACATAGTAACAGGTATATCGCTGATGATACTGTATATATCATTTAACATAAATTTCGGCTTTAATACCATGTTGATTTCACATATAGTATTCAGCACCCCATACGTAATTCTGTCAATACTTCCTAAGCTCAGGCAATTGGATGTGCACATGACAGAAGCAGCAATGGATTTGGGAGCAACCCCCATGTACGCTCTCAGAAAGGTTATAATTCCTGAAATAAAACCTGGAATTGTAGCAGGGTTTTTGATGGCATTCACACTGTCCATAGATGATTTTATAATAAGCTACTTTACAAAAGGAGAAGGCGTTACTAATCTTTCCATAGTAATTTACTCTATGGCAAGAAGAGGCGTCCGCCCAACAATTAATGCATTGTCCACAATAATGCTGGCAGTTGTATTACTGCTGATGATATTAATAAACAAAAAGTCCAACGGAGTAGAAAAATCCAAAAAACTACAAAAAGCGAGGTATAAGAGCTAA
- a CDS encoding ABC transporter permease: protein MKNRTKYFSYPYQLWMIIFIVFPSFLVLLYSITTKQSNGLTTIQFTAENFRKFFDPLYINILWDSIFLAAVSTVICLLLGYPAAYIISRADLSKRSTLLFLCILPMWMNMLLRTYAWMTILGNNGILNNFFELIGLPRVNMLYTRGATVMGMVYNFLPFMILPVYTALSKMDSGILEAADDLGANKYIKFRKVIFPLSMPGVISGIVMVFMPAVSTFIIPQLLGGNKNMMIGNLIEKLFILNGDWNFGSAISIVMMLIILISMSIMNRFDVDKEGGARLW from the coding sequence ATGAAAAATAGGACAAAGTACTTTTCATACCCTTACCAGCTTTGGATGATAATATTTATAGTGTTCCCTAGCTTTTTGGTTCTGTTATACAGCATTACAACCAAGCAGTCAAACGGTCTTACAACCATACAGTTTACAGCAGAGAATTTCAGGAAATTTTTTGACCCCCTGTATATAAATATATTGTGGGACTCAATTTTTCTGGCCGCAGTTTCTACAGTCATATGTCTGTTGTTGGGATATCCAGCCGCATATATAATTTCAAGAGCTGATTTGTCCAAGAGAAGCACCCTATTGTTTCTCTGCATACTTCCAATGTGGATGAACATGCTTTTAAGAACCTATGCGTGGATGACCATACTTGGAAATAACGGAATTCTCAATAATTTTTTTGAACTCATAGGCCTACCTAGGGTAAACATGCTTTACACAAGAGGTGCAACCGTAATGGGCATGGTTTACAATTTTCTTCCATTTATGATACTTCCCGTATACACGGCGCTGAGCAAAATGGATTCCGGGATACTGGAAGCAGCAGATGACCTGGGAGCAAACAAGTATATAAAATTCAGAAAAGTTATATTTCCATTGAGCATGCCGGGAGTGATTTCGGGAATCGTAATGGTATTCATGCCTGCCGTAAGCACCTTTATTATACCGCAGCTGCTTGGAGGCAACAAAAACATGATGATTGGAAATCTTATAGAAAAACTGTTCATACTGAACGGTGACTGGAATTTTGGCTCCGCCATATCAATTGTAATGATGTTGATAATACTTATTTCCATGTCAATAATGAACAGATTTGATGTTGATAAGGAAGGGGGAGCAAGACTTTGGTAA
- the potA gene encoding spermidine/putrescine ABC transporter ATP-binding protein — translation MDNAIIELNNITKKYDGEIVLDDINLSVKKNEFVTLLGPSGCGKTTTLRIIGGFETPDEGDVFFDGHLINDVPPFKRQLNTVFQKYALFPHLNVFENIAFGLRIKKMDERLINSKVEKMLGLFNLKNYGKRRIDQLSGGQQQRIAIARALVNEPKVLLLDEPLGALDLKLRKEMQHELKAMQKQIGITFIYVTHDQEEALTMSDTIVVMNDGIIQQMGSPIDIYNEPENAFVAAFIGESNIISGVMHDDYLVEFLGKKFDCLDSGFGRGEEVDVVIRPEDLDLTLEDKGKLNGTVNSVTFKGVHYEMRIMVQGYEFLVHSTDMAPAGSTVGLTLTPDDIHIMEKGD, via the coding sequence ATGGACAACGCTATTATCGAATTGAATAATATTACTAAAAAATATGATGGTGAGATAGTTCTTGATGATATTAACCTATCCGTTAAGAAAAATGAATTTGTAACCTTATTGGGTCCCAGCGGCTGCGGGAAAACCACAACTCTGAGAATTATAGGAGGTTTTGAAACACCTGATGAAGGTGATGTATTTTTTGACGGCCATCTGATTAACGACGTTCCTCCCTTTAAGAGGCAGCTGAACACCGTATTTCAGAAATACGCCTTATTTCCTCATCTGAATGTTTTTGAAAATATAGCTTTCGGCCTTAGAATAAAGAAAATGGATGAAAGACTTATAAACAGCAAAGTGGAAAAAATGCTGGGGTTATTTAATCTGAAGAATTACGGCAAAAGAAGAATCGATCAGCTGAGCGGAGGCCAGCAACAGCGTATTGCAATTGCCAGAGCTCTGGTTAACGAACCTAAGGTTCTTCTTCTTGATGAGCCTCTCGGTGCTCTTGATTTAAAGCTAAGAAAGGAAATGCAGCACGAACTAAAGGCTATGCAGAAACAAATAGGAATAACCTTTATTTATGTAACGCATGATCAGGAGGAAGCGCTGACAATGTCAGATACCATAGTTGTTATGAATGATGGCATAATACAACAGATGGGATCTCCCATAGACATCTATAACGAACCGGAGAATGCATTTGTGGCAGCCTTCATAGGAGAAAGCAACATAATTAGCGGAGTCATGCATGACGATTATCTTGTGGAGTTTTTAGGCAAAAAATTTGATTGCCTCGATTCAGGTTTCGGCAGAGGTGAAGAAGTTGACGTTGTAATCCGTCCCGAAGATTTAGACCTTACTCTCGAAGACAAAGGCAAACTTAACGGTACCGTCAACTCAGTCACATTCAAAGGTGTCCACTATGAAATGCGCATTATGGTTCAAGGTTACGAATTTCTGGTTCACTCCACAGATATGGCTCCGGCAGGTTCCACAGTTGGGCTGACCCTTACGCCAGACGATATTCACATAATGGAAAAGGGAGACTGA